A window from Culex pipiens pallens isolate TS chromosome 3, TS_CPP_V2, whole genome shotgun sequence encodes these proteins:
- the LOC120415172 gene encoding dolichyldiphosphatase 1-like, with protein sequence MSCPANLESTPIEWQPITLTLVEYPKDDLLGKLLAWISLAPLGIGAGFVALILFRRDLHTIVFFIGTLVNESINMVLKHWIQEPRPVSRAQVWNEYGMPSSHAQFMFFFTQYVLLFIFIRLHHMNNNNARAERLVRLLVLAMCCVATCAVCCGRVYLQYHSTRQVLVGALVGTIVGSGWFVLTHYFLTPFFPLVVSWRISELCLLRDTTLIPNILWFEYTRTVQEARARGRKLVSMKSQ encoded by the exons ATGTCGTGCCCCGCAAACCTGGAAAGCACCCCCATCGAGTGGCAACCGATTACGCTTACGCTGGTGGAATATCCCAAAG ATGACCTGTTGGGGAAGCTACTGGCGTGGATAAGTTTGGCACCGTTAGGCATCGGTGCCGGCTTCGTGGCACTGATTCTGTTTCGAAGAGATTTGCATACC ATTGTGTTTTTCATCGGGACTCTCGTGAACGAGTCGATAAACATGGTGCTAAAGCACTGGATCCAGGAACCGCGGCCGGTGAGCCGGGCGCAGGTGTGGAACGAGTACGGGATGCCGAGTTCACATGCCCAGTTTATGTTCTTTTTCACGCAGTACGTGCTGCTGTTCATCTTTATAAG ACTGCACCACATGAACAACAACAACGCCCGGGCCGAGCGGCTCGTTCGGCTGTTGGTCCTAGCGATGTGCTGCGTGGCCACGTGCGCTGTGTGCTGCGGCCGGGTTTACCTGCAGTATCACAGCACGCGGCAGGTGCTGGTGGGCGCCCTCGTCGGCACCATCGTCGGTTCCGGGTGGTTTGTGCTAACGCACTACTTCCTGACGCCCTTCTTTCCGCTGGTCGTGTCGTGGCGGATCTCGGAGCTCTGCCTGCTGCGGGATACGACGCTCATTCCGAACATTCTCTGGTTCGAGTACACGCGGACGGTGCAGGAGGCCCGGGCCCGGGGCCGCAAACTCGTCAGCATGAAGTCCCAGTGA
- the LOC120415419 gene encoding translationally-controlled tumor protein homolog, whose product MKIWKDIFTGDEMFSDTYKIKLVDEVMYEVTGKFESRTLGDVQLDGANPSAEEADEGTDAATESGVDIVLNHRLCETGFADKKQFTTYLKDYMKKLVTKLEEKDPSQVEVFKTNINKVMKDLLTRFKDLQFFTGESMDCEGLIAMLEYRDIDGVSTPILLCFKHGLEEEKF is encoded by the exons ATGAAAATCTGGAAGGATATCTTTACCG GTGACGAGATGTTCTCGGACACCTACAAGATAAAGCTGGTGGATGAGGTCATGTACGAGGTGACCGGAAAGTTCGAGTCCCGAACCCTCGGTGATGTCCAGCTGGACGGTGCTAACCCGTCCGCGGAGGAGGCCGATGAGGGCACCGACGCCGCCACCGAGTCCGGCGTGGACATTGTGCTGAACCACCGGCTGTGCGAGACCGGATTCGCCGACAAGAAACAGTTCACCACCTACCTGAAGGACTACATGAAGAA GCTGGTCACCAAGCTCGAAGAGAAGGACCCCAGCCAGGTCGAGGTGTTCAAGACCAACATCAACAAGGTGATGAAGGATCTGCTGACGCGCTTCAAGGACCTGCAGTTCTTCACCGGCGAGTCCATGGACTGTGAGGGTCTGATCGCGATGCTCGAGTACCGCGACATTGACGGCGTCAGCACGCCCATCCTGCTCTGCTTCAAGCACGGTCTCGAGGAGGAGAAGTTCTAA
- the LOC120415396 gene encoding glycerol-3-phosphate dehydrogenase, mitochondrial isoform X1, producing the protein MASRLRKLGITAAGVAIGAALSTYALRVSDVSPHHVQMEEMQRIRRKRTLPSRSEQVKTLQSGEEFDVLIIGGGATGAGCALDAVTRGLKTALVEADDFASGTSSKSTKLIHGGVRYLQNAIMGLDIEQYRMVKEALHERASMLRSAPHLTRPLPIMLPVYTWWQIPYFWVGIKAYDLVAGDRNVKTSYYLSREDALELFPMLRGDKLCGAIVYYDGQQDDARMCLAVSLTAARHGAAITNHVEVLELLKKKDPEGGKDILCGAKVRDNISKKEWTIKAKCVINATGPFTDSIRKMDNPTVKTICCPSSGVHIVLPGYYSPQQMGLLDPATSDGRVIFFLPWLNGTIAGTTDAPCEVTRSPMPSEDEIQFILSEIKNYLNKDVDVRRGDVLSAWSGIRPLVQDPNKGDTKSLARNHIVHVSESKLITIAGGKWTTFRAMAEHTIDAAIKACKLEPERECVTDGLWIEGAQGWTPTMYIRLVQDLGLEVEVAKHLAISYGDRAFAVAKMAALTGKRWPIIGKKLHPEFPYIDAEVRYGIREYACTLVDMVARRLRLSFLNVQAASEALPMVADIMAEELKWSKEEKEKQIAACEHFLQTQMGQQVNRQLKEKIPVNLSKSEVETYTKRFETIDKDKKGYVSITDIKRAMKAFGDAEVSGEELHDILREIDTNMNGQVELDEYLQMMSAIKSGNISHSRFAAVAEQEEIRKEQERLRKQITVDRSGGGQQKKKVN; encoded by the exons ATGGCATCGCGTCTGAGAAAACTGGGCATTACGGCCGCTGGCGTCGCGATCGGTGCCGCACTGTCCACGTACGCGCTCCGTGTCAGCGACGTATCGCCACACCAT GTTCAAATGGAGGAGATGCAGCGAATCCGTCGCAAGCGAACTCTCCCGTCGCGATCGGAGCAGGTCAAGACGCTGCAGTCGGGTGAGGAGTTCGACGTGCTGATCATCGGTGGGGGTGCCACGGGTGCCGGGTGTGCCCTGGACGCGGTGACACGTGGTCTCAAGACGGCCCTGGTTGAGGCGGACGACTTTGCCAGTGGAACGTCGTCCAAGTCGACCAAGCTGATCCACGGTGGTGTTCGTTACCTGCAGAACGCCATCATGGGGCTGGACATTGAGCAGTACCGGATGGTGAAGGAAGCGTTGCACGAGCGGGCTTCCATGCTGCGGTCGGCGCCTCACCTGACGCGACCGCTGCCGATCATGCTGCCGGTTTACACGTGGTGGCAGATTCCGTACTTTTGGGTCGGTATCAAGGCGTACGATCTGGTAGCGGGTGATCGTAACGTCAAGACTTCGTATTACTTGTCGCGGGAGGATGCCTTGGAGTTGTTCCCCATGTTGCGTGGTGACAAGTTGTGCGGTGCGATCGTGTACTACGACGGCCAACAGGACGATGCTCGGATGTGTTTGGCCGTATCGTTGACGGCTGCTCGTCACGGAGCCGCGATCACCAACCACGTGGAGGTGTTGGAGTTGCTGAAGAAGAAGGATCCTGAGGGTGGAAAGGACATTCTGTGTGGAGCCAAGGTTCGCGATAATATCTCCAAGAAGGAGTGGACCATTAAGGCCAAGTGCGTTATTAACGCAACTGGTCCGTTTACGGACTCGATCCGTAAGATGGACAACCCGACGGTCAAGACGATTTGTTGTCCCAGCTCGGGTGTGCACATTGTGCTGCCTGGTTACTATAGCCCGCAGCAGATGGGATTGCTGGATCCGGCGACTTCCGATGGTCGTGTGATCTTCTTCTTGCCATGGTTGAACGGTACTATTGCCGGCACTACGGATGCTCCGTGTGAAGTTACGCGCAGCCCAATGCCCAGTGAGGATGAGATTCAGTTCATTCTCAGTGAGATCAAGAACTATCTCAACAAGGACGTTGACGTACGTCGTGGTGATGTGCTGTCGGCTTGGAGTGGCATCAGACCGCTGGTTCAAGATCCCAACAAGGGCGATACCAAGTCGTTGGCCCGTAACCATATCGTGCACGTGAGTGAGTCCAAGCTGATCACGATTGCCGGTGGTAAGTGGACCACGTTCCGTGCGATGGCTGAACATACGATTGATGCTGCGATCAAGGCTTGCAAACTGGAACCGGAACGCGAGTGTGTTACCGACGGTTTGTGGATCGAGGGCGCTCAGGGCTGGACCCCAACCATGTACATCCGCTTGGTGCAAGATTTGGGCCTGGAGGTCGAGGTCGCCAAGCACTTGGCCATCTCGTACGGTGATCGTGCCTTTGCGGTCGCCAAGATGGCCGCCCTTACCGGTAAGAGATGGCCCATCATTGGCAAGAAGCTGCACCCAGAGTTCCCCTACATTGATGCTGAAGTGCGTTACGGAATTCGTGAATATGCTTGCACCCTGGTTGATATGGTCGCCCGTAGACTGCGGTTGTCCTTCCTGAACGTGCAGGCTGCCAGCGAGGCTCTTCCAATGGTTGCCGACATTATGGCCGAGGAGCTTAAGTGGTCCAAGGAGGAGAAGGAAAAACAAATTGCGGCTTGCGAGCACTTCTTGCAGACGCAGATGGGTCAACAGGTCAACCGTCAGCTCAAGGAGAAGATTCCGGTCAATTTGTCCAAGTCCGAGGTCGAGACTTACACGAAACGCTTCGAAACGATCGACAAGGATAAGAAGGGCTACGTCTCGATCACCGATATTAAACGTGCCATGAAG GCCTTTGGAGATGCCGAGGTCAGTGGTGAGGAGCTTCACGACATTCTGCGTGAAATCGATACCAACATGAACGGTCAGGTTGAGCTGGATGAGTACCTTCAG ATGATGTCCGCCATCAAGTCCGGAAACATTTCGCACTCGCGCTTCGCGGCCGTCGCCGAGCAGGAGGAGATCCGCAAGGAGCAGGAACGACTCCGGAAGCAGATCACCGTGGACCGTTCCGGTGGTG GTCAACAGAAGAAGAAAGTAAACTAA
- the LOC120415396 gene encoding glycerol-3-phosphate dehydrogenase, mitochondrial isoform X2 — protein MASRLRKLGITAAGVAIGAALSTYALRVSDVSPHHVQMEEMQRIRRKRTLPSRSEQVKTLQSGEEFDVLIIGGGATGAGCALDAVTRGLKTALVEADDFASGTSSKSTKLIHGGVRYLQNAIMGLDIEQYRMVKEALHERASMLRSAPHLTRPLPIMLPVYTWWQIPYFWVGIKAYDLVAGDRNVKTSYYLSREDALELFPMLRGDKLCGAIVYYDGQQDDARMCLAVSLTAARHGAAITNHVEVLELLKKKDPEGGKDILCGAKVRDNISKKEWTIKAKCVINATGPFTDSIRKMDNPTVKTICCPSSGVHIVLPGYYSPQQMGLLDPATSDGRVIFFLPWLNGTIAGTTDAPCEVTRSPMPSEDEIQFILSEIKNYLNKDVDVRRGDVLSAWSGIRPLVQDPNKGDTKSLARNHIVHVSESKLITIAGGKWTTFRAMAEHTIDAAIKACKLEPERECVTDGLWIEGAQGWTPTMYIRLVQDLGLEVEVAKHLAISYGDRAFAVAKMAALTGKRWPIIGKKLHPEFPYIDAEVRYGIREYACTLVDMVARRLRLSFLNVQAASEALPMVADIMAEELKWSKEEKEKQIAACEHFLQTQMGQQVNRQLKEKIPVNLSKSEVETYTKRFETIDKDKKGYVSITDIKRAMKAFGDAEVSGEELHDILREIDTNMNGQVELDEYLQMMSAIKSGNISHSRFAAVAEQEEIRKEQERLRKQITVDRSGGGL, from the exons ATGGCATCGCGTCTGAGAAAACTGGGCATTACGGCCGCTGGCGTCGCGATCGGTGCCGCACTGTCCACGTACGCGCTCCGTGTCAGCGACGTATCGCCACACCAT GTTCAAATGGAGGAGATGCAGCGAATCCGTCGCAAGCGAACTCTCCCGTCGCGATCGGAGCAGGTCAAGACGCTGCAGTCGGGTGAGGAGTTCGACGTGCTGATCATCGGTGGGGGTGCCACGGGTGCCGGGTGTGCCCTGGACGCGGTGACACGTGGTCTCAAGACGGCCCTGGTTGAGGCGGACGACTTTGCCAGTGGAACGTCGTCCAAGTCGACCAAGCTGATCCACGGTGGTGTTCGTTACCTGCAGAACGCCATCATGGGGCTGGACATTGAGCAGTACCGGATGGTGAAGGAAGCGTTGCACGAGCGGGCTTCCATGCTGCGGTCGGCGCCTCACCTGACGCGACCGCTGCCGATCATGCTGCCGGTTTACACGTGGTGGCAGATTCCGTACTTTTGGGTCGGTATCAAGGCGTACGATCTGGTAGCGGGTGATCGTAACGTCAAGACTTCGTATTACTTGTCGCGGGAGGATGCCTTGGAGTTGTTCCCCATGTTGCGTGGTGACAAGTTGTGCGGTGCGATCGTGTACTACGACGGCCAACAGGACGATGCTCGGATGTGTTTGGCCGTATCGTTGACGGCTGCTCGTCACGGAGCCGCGATCACCAACCACGTGGAGGTGTTGGAGTTGCTGAAGAAGAAGGATCCTGAGGGTGGAAAGGACATTCTGTGTGGAGCCAAGGTTCGCGATAATATCTCCAAGAAGGAGTGGACCATTAAGGCCAAGTGCGTTATTAACGCAACTGGTCCGTTTACGGACTCGATCCGTAAGATGGACAACCCGACGGTCAAGACGATTTGTTGTCCCAGCTCGGGTGTGCACATTGTGCTGCCTGGTTACTATAGCCCGCAGCAGATGGGATTGCTGGATCCGGCGACTTCCGATGGTCGTGTGATCTTCTTCTTGCCATGGTTGAACGGTACTATTGCCGGCACTACGGATGCTCCGTGTGAAGTTACGCGCAGCCCAATGCCCAGTGAGGATGAGATTCAGTTCATTCTCAGTGAGATCAAGAACTATCTCAACAAGGACGTTGACGTACGTCGTGGTGATGTGCTGTCGGCTTGGAGTGGCATCAGACCGCTGGTTCAAGATCCCAACAAGGGCGATACCAAGTCGTTGGCCCGTAACCATATCGTGCACGTGAGTGAGTCCAAGCTGATCACGATTGCCGGTGGTAAGTGGACCACGTTCCGTGCGATGGCTGAACATACGATTGATGCTGCGATCAAGGCTTGCAAACTGGAACCGGAACGCGAGTGTGTTACCGACGGTTTGTGGATCGAGGGCGCTCAGGGCTGGACCCCAACCATGTACATCCGCTTGGTGCAAGATTTGGGCCTGGAGGTCGAGGTCGCCAAGCACTTGGCCATCTCGTACGGTGATCGTGCCTTTGCGGTCGCCAAGATGGCCGCCCTTACCGGTAAGAGATGGCCCATCATTGGCAAGAAGCTGCACCCAGAGTTCCCCTACATTGATGCTGAAGTGCGTTACGGAATTCGTGAATATGCTTGCACCCTGGTTGATATGGTCGCCCGTAGACTGCGGTTGTCCTTCCTGAACGTGCAGGCTGCCAGCGAGGCTCTTCCAATGGTTGCCGACATTATGGCCGAGGAGCTTAAGTGGTCCAAGGAGGAGAAGGAAAAACAAATTGCGGCTTGCGAGCACTTCTTGCAGACGCAGATGGGTCAACAGGTCAACCGTCAGCTCAAGGAGAAGATTCCGGTCAATTTGTCCAAGTCCGAGGTCGAGACTTACACGAAACGCTTCGAAACGATCGACAAGGATAAGAAGGGCTACGTCTCGATCACCGATATTAAACGTGCCATGAAG GCCTTTGGAGATGCCGAGGTCAGTGGTGAGGAGCTTCACGACATTCTGCGTGAAATCGATACCAACATGAACGGTCAGGTTGAGCTGGATGAGTACCTTCAG ATGATGTCCGCCATCAAGTCCGGAAACATTTCGCACTCGCGCTTCGCGGCCGTCGCCGAGCAGGAGGAGATCCGCAAGGAGCAGGAACGACTCCGGAAGCAGATCACCGTGGACCGTTCCGGTGGTGGTCTGTAA